One Ricinus communis isolate WT05 ecotype wild-type chromosome 7, ASM1957865v1, whole genome shotgun sequence genomic region harbors:
- the LOC8270237 gene encoding glycine-rich domain-containing protein 1, which produces MEKEQELVWVEAQKIGISIDLLAAAKQQLLFLAAVDKNRWLYDGPTLDHAIYRYNVCWLPLLAKHSESPVFEGPLVIPLDCEWVWHCHRLNPVRYKNDCEEFYGRILDYSNVVSSLKGICRKHTEEIWSRMYPDEPYDFDLRKVYCATNEKTLGVEKCTTYDLVSAVKRQSPFYYQVSRPHVSNDIFLEEAVNRYKGFLYLIKRNIEQSVRRFCVPTYDIDLIWHTHQLHPISYCKDLSEALGKILEHDDMDSDRTKGKKLDVGFSGTTKQWEETFGTRYWKAGAMYRGSGPSPLTITSLLPNILRKDVLAPNEIQKIIQLPEVKIVEVLLEIVGIKNLPEGLKGSLFVTFSKKQPDVFFNVKRKLTILSESGEKQVASFQCEPKGELLFELVTCSPSNLLLTKAFKTMGTSSLSLHDFLNPVSKLSVEKWVELLPSSGNLSSKPIRLRIAVSSTAPVQAPHVLHMVHSRSLLKNSCLFPIPGRVQYAKSWTHIVDENGTEIISLNMRDSTKEKAKDKSIQKKQVIGAMTSGETLALAEYVGTWWSLLDSQWCLQLIAKSSEDGHVLELMGSRMIRLFQGRKLDFEPKQLEKQRNEQDFMTAVEFSTEDPYGKAMALLNLKSGTVKVKEEWLVLPMIISAFILANILKNEGYGGFILRGGSLKELDGDVEKVSGLHEEAEQINQSNSTEVIARLNVDAVKSGGCGGGCGSGCRHMVKSGGCGSGCGGGCGGCGSMVNSGGCGSGCGGGCGGCGSMVNSGGCGSGCGGGCGGCGSMVNSGGCGSGCGGGCGGCGSMVNSGGCGSGCGGGCGGCGSMVNSGGGGSFALGNMVESGGCGGCGGSSSNNNPTFESTVGNSPIEACPKDSSIHVTEAVVVA; this is translated from the exons ATGGAGAAGGAACAAGAATTGGTGTGGGTTGAAGCACAAAAGATTGGAATAAGTATTGACCTTTTGGCAGCAGCAAAACAGCAGCTTCTGTTCCTCGCTGCTGTTGATAAGAATCGCTGGCTCTATGATGGTCCAACTCTTGACCATGCCATCTATAG GTATAATGTTTGTTGGCTTCCCTTGCTTGCCAAACACTCTGAGTCACCAGTTTTTGAAGGACCGCTCGTTATTCCTCTTGATTGTGAATGGGTTTGGCATTGCCACAGGCTCAATCCT GTAAGGTATAAAAATGATTGTGAGGAATTCTATGGACGAATACTGGACTACTCTAACGTTGTATCTTCCCTTAAAGGAATCTGCAGAAAGCATACAGAAGAAATTTGGAGTAGAATGTATCCAGATGAGCCTTATGACTTTGACTTGAGAAAAGTTTATTGTGCAACTAATGAGAAAACTTTGGGAGTTGAAAAATGCACCACATATGATTTAGTTTCAGCAGTTAAAAGGCAGAGTCCTTTCTATTATCAG GTATCCAGACCCCATGTGAGTAATGATATTTTCCTTGAAGAAGCTGTGAACAGATATAAGGGATTTCTGTATCTAATTAAGAGAAACATAGAACAGTCCGTAAGACGCTTTTGTGTTCCTACTTATGACATTGATCTTATCTGGCACACACACCAGTTGCATCCTATCTCTTACTGTAAAGATTTAAGTGAAGCACTTGGCAAGATATTAGAGCATGATGACATGGATTCAGACAGGACTAAAGGAAAGAAGTTGGATGTTGGATTTTCTGGAACTACCAAGCAGTGGGAAGAGACATTTGGCACAAGGTACTGGAAGGCAGGTGCAATGTACAGAGGCAGTGGGCCATCTCCTCTCACAATCACTTCATTGTTGCCAAATATCTTGAGAAAAGATGTATTAGCACCGAATGAAATCCAGAAGATTATTCAACTTCCGGAGGTGAAAATTGTGGAG GTCCTTTTGGAGATTGTTGGAATTAAAAACTTGCCAGAGGGGCTCAAGGGAAGCCTCTTTGTCACATTTAGTAAAAAGCAGCCAGATGTGTTCTTTAATGTTAAGCGCAAGTTAACTATTCTGTCTGAATCTGGAGAGAAACAAGTTGCCTCTTTCCAGTGTGAACCCAAGGGAGAGCTGCTTTTTGAACTTGTTACTTGTTCGCCTTCTAACTTACTACTGACCAAGGCATTTAAAACAATGGGTACTTCTTCATTATCTCTGCATGATTTCCTGAATCCTGTATCTAAACTTTCTGTTGAAAAATGGGTGGAATTGCTGCCAAGTTCTGGCAATCTGAGCTCAAAGCCAATCCGCCTACGAATTGCTGTCTCATCTACTGCTCCTGTACAAGCACCACATGTCCTCCACATGGTTCATTCCCGATCACTGTTAAAAAATTCTTGTTTATTCCCTATTCCTGGGAGAGTTCAATATGCTAAGAGCTGGACACACATTGTTGATGAAAATGGTACTGAGATCATCAGCCTGAATATGAG GGactcaacaaaagaaaaggcgAAAGACAAGAGCATTCAGAAGAAGCAAGTAATTGGTGCAATGACGTCTGGTGAGACACTTGCACTCGCAGAGTATGTTGGGACTTGGTGGTCTTTGCTGGATTCTCAGTGGTGCCTTCAGCTTATCGCAAAATCCAGCGAAGATGGTCATGTCCTTGAGCTCATGGGCAGTAGGATG ATAAGATTGTTCCAGGGCAGAAAGCTGGATTTTGAGCCCAAACAATTAGAGAAGCAGAGAAATGAACAAGATTTTATGACTGCAGTTGAGTTTTCCACAGAGGATCCATATGGCAAAGCAATGGCATTGCTCAACTTAAAGTCTGGAACTgtcaag GTAAAAGAAGAATGGTTGGTGTTGCCCATGATCATTTCAGCCTTTATACTTGCTAATATTCTGAAGAATGAAGGATATGGAGGCTTCATATTAAGAGGAGGAAGTTTGAAGGAGTTGGATGGTGATGTGGAAAAGGTCAGCGGTCTCCATGAGGAGGCCGAACAAATCAACCAGTCTAACTCGACTGAAGTTATTGCAAGGTTGAATGTGGATGCAGTAAAAAGTGGAGGATGTGGTGGCGGCTGTGGCAGTGGATGTCGCCACATGGTAAAAAGTGGAGGCTGCGGTAGTGGTTGCGGTGGCGGTTGTGGCGGATGTGGAAGCATGGTGAATAGTGGAGGCTGTGGTAGTGGTTGCGGTGGCGGTTGTGGCGGATGTGGAAGCATGGTGAATAGTGGAGGCTGTGGTAGTGGTTGCGGTGGCGGTTGTGGCGGATGTGGAAGCATGGTGAATAGTGGAGGCTGTGGTAGTGGTTGCGGTGGCGGTTGTGGTGGATGTGGAAGCATGGTGAATAGTGGTGGCTGTGGTAGTGGTTGCGGTGGCGGTTGTGGTGGATGTGGAAGCATGGTGAATAGCGGTGGCGGTGGCAGCTTTGCGCTTGGAAATATGGTGGAGAGTGGTGGTTGTGGTGGCTGTGGGGGCAGCTCTAGCAATAACAACCCAACATTTGAAAGCACTGTCGGTAACTCCCCCATTGAAGCTTgcccaaaagattcatccatcCATGTGACAGAAGCAGTGGTTGTTGCTTGA